The window caactttttttttatattttaaacaatttattaaataatacataaaaaatatatattaaatttaaatttgaatttaaattttagaattgtaATTATGattcaagtttttttagttAGATAGGGGCATTTAAGACAATGCTAtagctattttttttcaaaattttctgttttgttattttgtcaatttaaaaatatttttgtcatttatccAAAGTTAACCTCCTATTTTGTCATTATTCTTGTTAGCCTTAATATTTACATACACAATATTGGGTTAGGTGCAAGAAATTGATAATGACTAGTCCACTTATAATTTGAGAACCATAGAAGGAAACTTGTATTGGCATAATGATATTTTTGATGTTTAGTTAGTATTTAAGGAGATGTGGTATTGAAATGATCTATATAGCACGTATTGATACATATAATGTATTTACATGTACTTAATGAGTAATTCATAAAAATAGAGATTCTACCGGTGATGATTGACATCTCAACTTATAACCAAATTTTGTAtgccaaaatattttttagattttaaaaaaactaaatggcTGGAATCAACAAGCTTCCCTAAAGAATCGTTATTTAGCTCATTGTCCGAGTGGAATCCTAAACCTAGCTAGTTGTTAcgacttctctttctttcactCTCATTAGTACAAAGTTTTACAGTTTTGAACAAGAAGGAGCACAATactcaaatttcatattcaacaTTATTCAATTGAATCCAAAACAAATGGAGGAATGAACAAGACTGGGATAATGAGCAGAAACAAAACATATTGTTTattcatattcaaatttcatgcaaaaataaattgaatcagtctctctctatatatatgtacaaaaatcttattatttatcttttgttacaaaaagagaaaaaaaaaaattcaatataaacTTGTAAAGACCCCACtgataatcaatcaatttcTCGAGGTTCATGAATCAATCGAAAATGGGGTCTCTAACAAATCATAGGGAACCCAAAGTGCGTCCAATGGGCAGGGCCGGTTCGCGTCTAACCGAGCCCACGGTTTACCTTTCCCACTCCAATGCAACAAACTGACCGGACCCGGATGCAGATCTCTGCACAGTCCTCTGATATTATCGCCGCCTAGCCCGTGCTGATTCCACCGATGCTCCACCGAAGCAATTCTCCCACcgaaaaccaacaaaaacgGCGGCAAAGATCCCAATTCGTAGATTCTTATCCTCTTTTGCAATTCCATCCATTCCTCAATCTTGGTCGTGTAATCCCCAGCTCGCCACCGGTCCAGATCGATCACCATAACCCCTGTGTTAAAGTAACACGCCTTCCGGTTCGCGAACGTTAAAGACAAAGACGGGTTAGACCAAAACGACGGGGTAAAGTAGGCAGTGAAATTAGCGTTGCAATACTCTGGCGCGGCGAGGACTGAGTCGGCACCGAGCGAGTGAGCGGCGAGTTTGGCAATGTCGTCGACGAGGATCAGGTCGGAGTCAAGGTAGACAACTCGGGCGACGCACGTGGGAAGGAGGTTGGCTAAGTAGCTACGTGCGTAGTTCAAAGGACAGTCCAACGCGGATCGGATTGAGGTAGAGATCAATCGCGAGACGGCTTCGTCATCGAAAGGGTAGAGTTGGAATTTCAGGTAAGGGAATGAGTGAGAGAGGGTGGCGCGTAGAGAGGACGAGTTGGCGGATGCGGAATGGACGAAGTGGAAAATTACGTTTTGAGGACAGGAAGAGTGTTGGAGAACGGAAAGCACGGCGGCCATGGAGCCACGTAGGTAGGCTGTGTCCAACGTCATGGCCACGTGGACGGCGCGATTGAAGCAGAGATGTTGGTCGTTCTCATCTGGGTCCTCGAGGTCGTCGGCGATAGAAGGGCAGTCTGGGGAATTGTAAAACTGGGGGGCTTCCTTGAAAGTTGCGGCATTAGCGGCGACggaaaggagaaggagaaggaggaggagggggGAGGGCATGGCGGTGGGAGGAAGGAGAAATTGGAGGAAATGGGAATGGGAAATGGGGATTTAAATGAGAGTGAAGATGGAGAGTGAAAGAGGAGATCTGTAGCTGTACCTTCAGACCGGACTTTGATGCTTCAACACGCTTTTTTCTGcttctctattattttatttctttttcatttcatttgttaaaattgtaataatattttccAATTTGTTTTTCAGTATGGGAATAATTGGCTGATTTAGTCAAAGTCAACAATGTAAAgctgatatatatatatattttttggtaaaaatcaattttttttttgtcttaattttATGTTCTATTATTAAATTGTGTaacattacaaatttagttctTACTTATCCCTATCATTACTGTTTaatctttacattttaaaattgtataattttattatttaaatttgagatttgtttttatttgttctatACATCTCCAGATTTAcactttaatcttttttaatattctcatttagtttctaatttttaggtatgagttaattaatttaaaagaattataatggATTAAACTTTACTGTTTCACATcactattaatatttaatttcaaattttacaatataattataactaATTTATAAACGTTGATGTCAATGACTAAATGATAGTatttaatgtaaaattatGGTTAAAATATAAAGGTATTGAAACATATAgatgaaattcaaataaaacacaaatttcaatagtaaattttgcaaccttttaaaatttagaataaaattaaatttaatgactaaaatgtataatattatGACATCtctaaatcaaaatgaaaactaaacttaaagaccaaacaaatattctttcttaatacgcacatttcattaattttccttttcattactatttcattgaattttaatttcaaattttagactAACGAGGTTGGCCTTGTTGTGTAAATGgtcaaaaaccaaatgaaaagcttaaaaataaaattatattataaacacacacacacaaaaaaaaaaaaaaaaaagctttaaaaaatcatcatattaattattcattttgaagtttgaataAAGAATTTGCTGTTCGGGTGAGAAAGTTCTTTCATGATgttgaaaaatcattttcccGGAAAATGATTTTCTGGGAAAAGTAAACAACGCTGCATGCTTGGAGCCTACGTTTTATTTGGCCTTTCCCAATATTTTCCTTAACACCAACCATTAATTATGTCCTTATTACTGCTAATTAACatgttcaaattttctaattactTTACTTTGTAATATATTATCGTGATATTAACATACAACAACGtgcataagaaaaaataaaatgtattggttaatttattgtttgaatcatattgaaatcaaaacaattGCTTCTCATCACATGGTGTGTTAGATTACagaatatttttagatttgttggaATATATGGGATAACTTCCTATTGTATCttaatcattttgattttggtagTTGATGAACTCGACCTAGTTgatcttttaatatattgcTATTCTCAATTCGagtttataatttgatatagGTAGGatttatgtttagtttttgtGAGAGTGTTTTTAATCTTGtgtcacaaaaaaataaaactaaaataacaaTCGAAGAGataagattttaaatatgtgACCGATTAGAGAAGATTGTTGATACATCTTAACCCTTgcatatatatgataatatatCATAGAGTTCtatgaaactaaaattaaacaaaatctcataCATCAATATTAGTgcatttaaagtttaaatttactGGAAAGtatcatttataatatactaaatacatgttaattgttttatttatttttgtatttttgaaaacataaaaatgaaaaatgaatcaCTTACCAAATGAGATCTTACAAACATAAGAAAATCACCCAAAAGACGAGTTGCATAATTACTTTACCTAAAATACTTAAAAcattgaaactaaaaataagTAAGAATTGTGTTAGGaatgaataaatataagatttgtACTTTATACATAAATGGTTGCATGTATTTTAGTAAGGTAAGGTACAACAATGAATAAAAGCTAAACAAactactaaaataaataatataagattGTACAATGAATGTTTAAGAGAATTGAAAtgagagtttttaaaatttaaacttaaaaaatgttaaactaGGTAGAGACCTTCAAACTTAGTATATGGATGATTAATAGGTGATAATTGGAGCATAATTTAAATAGTAtagagaaaagagaggaatGGATATGGGACGGAAGGTTGAATGAAGGGGAGGGACAGGCTGGTGAATAGACCAAGGCCCATTGACTTAGGACGTCCCTAATTTTGTCTCTCATATCTAATTATGTAAGACTATTGTAAACTTCAAAcatctttcaaatttggtttcttatttttgttttcttccattaATGACTTCTTGTATTGTACTATTTTGTACCTAATTCTAATTCTTAGTCTTATGCTCCATTCCAAACCACTACTCtacttttcccatttttcttccctttttatatacactttcctttttctttcctttcttcaaaatcaaatgtttttcatctttccctttctctatTCTTCCTCTTACTgctttttgtatttctttctaaacaaagttcatttctttttcttttttatttcactaggttgcaatatgaaattaaatatttcacttatatatatatatatatatatatagttgaatcTCATaccattttaagttttatatttacaacCAATAATTGACATGCCATAATAACAAGGTCAAAGTTGAGGCtagcaaaataataaattaggcATGTCTTACACATATATGCCTTAACCTATTAATAGGGTAGAAGTGGTATCCACCATTACTACGGTAGAATTGAACATTGGAGCAAAAATTTGGGTGATTTGGATAATTAGggttgttttaaaataaaattggagaaaatGGGTAGATTTaaaggttaaattatattaataatttggtttttgaagcaaattacataaataatgttgttttatttctctttcttttctttaagactagctctaatttttttttatttattagttaaaatatttatagtttgTGTAACGAAATGAAAAAGCCCATTAaactaatcattttttaaaatcaatattaaaggtcttaaaaattaaataagttgGAAAAAGCTCCAAATCCTTAAACTCTTTCCAATGCAGGACACAACTTACTTACATGCATGAATAGTTTCATATCCTAGCCCCAAGTCATACAATTTTCGTTTAGCTTCGTAGAATGAACTAGGAACGTTGGTACCACATATTGGAACCACTCTTTATTAAGTCTAACATCATGTCAAATGACTTGTTACTCCAACCGTTTAAAACCTTTATGTGCATCATCTTAACCAAAAGTATTCGGGACAACCAAATTGTAACTCACTACGAGCTTCATTCAATAAGTCATGAAATATGTTTgatgtttcttcttctatatCTACACCAATCGAAGCTTCTACTTCCCGTTCGTTTTCAATTGGAGCTTGTAAATCGTTAAGCATATCaaaaatttcatcttcttcatcaaaaggGTAATTACTAGTTTCTTCATAAAAATGGTTACTATTAGTTTCTTCATCAAAAGGGTTACTACTGGTTCCTTCGTCTAACCTTTCAATGCCTCTACATAAGTTCACTAGATCTCCATGATATAACCATTTTGTATAGGAGGGGGATACTTTGATGGTCAATAGATGTCGCTCCACACACCCTCTAATGAGTACCAATTTGAGTTCATACATCTCTTAAATGAACACCTTATTCGTCCGTAAGCATCGACATGCAACTTGGCTAAGAGTTTTGTCAAAGTGTTTGAATGTAAGACCTTTGTGAACATGTCAGCAAATTTGAGCGAATAGGCAGTACTTTAAGGAAGTCATCAACTATTTTGCCTCTTACAAAGTGGCAATTAATTTATGTGTGTTTGGTTTGTTCATGAAATGTTGGGTTACAGGCTCTATCAATTTGAGCTTGATTATCAAAGAACACAACAGTTGCATCAATGAAATGATATTCAAgtcttttaaaagttaagaaatCCACGTTAACTCATTGGTTACTGTGGCTAAAGCTCTATACTCAGCTTTTGCAAAAGATCTTGAGACGGTTTTCAACCTTTTCGACTTCATGATATGAGGGAATCTCCCAAGAAAATGCAAAAATCTAAAGTAGATCTTCTGGTGTTGAGGCAAGCTTCCCAATTTGCATCATCATAAGCTTTAAGGTGGAATTCATTGGCTGGTTTGATTAAAACGCCTTGTCCTTGTGACTTCTTCAAGTACTTTAAGAAGATGATGTGTGACATTTAAGTGATCATTAGTTGGTTTTTATAGAAATTGGCTAAGGCGATGTATAGCAAAGCACAAGTATGGATCGTGAAATTTGTAAATACAAGAGCAGATCAATCGACCGTCAATAGTTAGTTGCTTCTTCATCTATCAATGTTGTTCCTTTGTCCTTTGACAGTTTAATGTTCGAATCCATGGGCAACGAAATAGGCTTGATATCTAGATAACTAGTGTCTTCCAGGATCTATAGTGAGTACTTGCATTGTGAAAGGAGCAAGCCTTGTTTACAATGAGATAGTTCTAGTCCTAAGAAGTATTTTGCTTATCCATAGTCTTTTGAGCTTAAAATGGCTCCTAAGAATCTCATTAACGACATTAATTTCTTCAGAAAATGGACTGGTTAGAAGTATGTCATCTACATAAATTAGTAATGCCACAAATTTTGTATCATTTACACGGGTGAAGAGAGAGTAGTATGATTTGGATTGGATGAATCCATGGGCTGATAATGCTTAAGAGAATTTTACAAACCATTGTTTGGATGCTTGTTTGAGGTAATAGATGGAATTGTTCAATCGGCAAACAAGTTTTTCACCATTAGTTGGTAcaattgatgttttatattCCATGAGTAAGGACATGTATACTTTTTCAAATAGATCTCCATTGAGAAATGCATTGTTTAAATCCATTTGAGCAAGTTGccaattaaaagaaatcactAAGGTTAGAAGTACCTTTAGTGTAACTATTTTGGCAACAGGTGAGAATGTATCAAAAAAGTCAATGCCTCCTTGTTGGTTGTACCCTTTTGCAACGAGTCTCGCCTTATAGCAATCAACATTTCAATTGGGGTGATAGTTTACTTTGTAGACCCATTTATTTTCTACTGTGATGACTTTTCGACAAAGAGGTTACTGTCCATGTGTTGTTTCTTTCCATTGCATCAATTTCCTCAACCCTAGCACCTCTCCAATTTTAGAACTTGACAGCTTGGTGATAGATGGTTGGTTTATAAACAGATGcaacattaaacaaaaaatgttgtgACTTGGTGAATATGCTTCAAAGAAAAGATACTttccaacaaaataaagaGTTGTGCATGTGTTTATGGTTTATTGTGTTGCAATGGAAATCTTTAAGGTATGAAGGAGGACAAGTTGACCTGGATGACTTTCGAATAACTATAGGTATGTCATTGTTGTTTGTATTCTCGAGAGGCAGAGTCGTGTGTTCATGGGCTAAATGTCAACCAGATCGAACTCATTAGTGCAAAACTAAGGATTCTGATCATTGTGTCTCTCATTACATTATGTGATGTTGGGAATTGTATGGTTCTAAGGTGTACTACTGCTTGAACTTGTTTTAGGCACATCAAATAGTGGACAAGGTAGAACAAACTAGTCCAAAAAGTCACGATTTTTCTGCAAGGGCTCTCTAATAtgagtttgaaaagaaaataagtctTCAAAAAATAGGACATCTTTGGATACAAGAAATGTTTTCTTAGtcatatcaaataatttataaccTTTTATGCCTGgaggatataaaaaaaatgcatggaTGAGCTCGTGATCAAACTTAGTACAATTGGTAGATAAAGTGGAGGCATATGCAAGACAACCAAACACTTTATGTAAAGAATAGTTAGTGGGctttccaaataaaatttcaaaagagtATTGTTCTTCGAACAGAGTCAAGAAATGTTTAAACTAGGCGTTTCATCACCAAGCGTTCTGTTTCTAGGCATCTAGATTCAGACGCTTAACTTATGTCTCAATGCATTATTTGCAATATCAGTTCCAATAGAACCAAAACTCTTTCGCGATAATCCTACAAACCAAAACTCTCTCGATAATCCTACATCTCTAACCATATAATGAAAACACTTATAGAAAAATTCACTAAAATGACGATGAACCAAAACTCTTTTAATTCTATACGGTGTGAGATGTAGGGTTCAAGAGACACCATACTGTTGCGATTCAATTTTTGGATAGTTGTTATAGGTATATGTATAAAAATGAAGGACAAGATACGAATTTAAATTAGATTCTCTCCATTTGATCTGTTTTATACAGGGtatagatataaataaatgtgtgACATGCCATCCATTTcatttgaacaatttttataaagaaagaactattgataataataataataaaaaaaaatcactaaaattaaatttcactttccatctaaaaaaagaaagtagagaaATTTACATCATCTTTTTTACCCCCGTTTTCA of the Cucumis sativus cultivar 9930 chromosome 3, Cucumber_9930_V3, whole genome shotgun sequence genome contains:
- the LOC101211531 gene encoding probable galacturonosyltransferase-like 1, with product MPSPLLLLLLLLSVAANAATFKEAPQFYNSPDCPSIADDLEDPDENDQHLCFNRAVHVAMTLDTAYLRGSMAAVLSVLQHSSCPQNVIFHFVHSASANSSSLRATLSHSFPYLKFQLYPFDDEAVSRLISTSIRSALDCPLNYARSYLANLLPTCVARVVYLDSDLILVDDIAKLAAHSLGADSVLAAPEYCNANFTAYFTPSFWSNPSLSLTFANRKACYFNTGVMVIDLDRWRAGDYTTKIEEWMELQKRIRIYELGSLPPFLLVFGGRIASVEHRWNQHGLGGDNIRGLCRDLHPGPVSLLHWSGKGKPWARLDANRPCPLDALWVPYDLLETPFSIDS